The Desulfatitalea tepidiphila genome window below encodes:
- a CDS encoding ABC transporter ATP-binding protein translates to MARIEMQEVAHSYHGNSQNLEDYALKRIHMTWDDGGAYALLGPSGCGKTTMLNIISGLLVPSQGAVLYNGKDVTALPPEKRNIAQVFQFPVLYDTMTVADNLAFPLRNRGMASDAVRERVLEVADMLDLGAVLNKKAAGLTADAKQKISLGRGLVRSDVAAILFDEPLTVIDPHLKWQLRRKLKEIHERARMTMIYVTHDQVEAMTFADQIVVMYEGEVVQIGSPEALYERPQHKFVGYFIGSPGMNFMACKVDGAVAHVNGAAIALDPAVAEAARNASGKLEIGIRPMHLEVHGTPMADAVPAAVSFVEDHGNCRIVSLALDGQTLRARIPEGQSVPDDKAWLRFPPQWTRLFANERLVA, encoded by the coding sequence ATGGCGCGCATCGAGATGCAGGAGGTCGCCCATAGCTATCATGGCAATAGTCAAAACCTGGAAGACTATGCCCTCAAACGGATCCACATGACCTGGGATGATGGCGGCGCCTATGCCCTTCTGGGGCCGTCGGGATGCGGCAAAACCACCATGCTCAACATCATCTCGGGACTGCTCGTCCCGAGTCAGGGAGCGGTCCTATACAATGGCAAAGATGTGACCGCCCTGCCCCCGGAAAAGCGCAACATCGCGCAGGTGTTCCAGTTTCCTGTCCTCTACGACACCATGACCGTGGCCGACAACCTCGCCTTTCCCCTGCGCAACCGGGGCATGGCATCCGATGCCGTCCGGGAGCGGGTGCTGGAAGTGGCCGACATGCTGGATCTCGGTGCGGTCTTGAACAAAAAGGCGGCCGGCCTCACCGCCGATGCCAAGCAGAAGATATCTCTCGGGCGCGGCCTGGTTCGCAGCGACGTGGCGGCCATTCTGTTCGACGAGCCCTTGACCGTCATCGACCCGCACCTGAAATGGCAACTGCGGCGCAAGCTCAAAGAGATACACGAACGGGCCCGAATGACCATGATCTACGTCACCCACGACCAGGTGGAGGCCATGACTTTCGCCGACCAGATCGTGGTGATGTACGAGGGTGAAGTGGTCCAGATTGGGAGTCCCGAGGCCCTGTACGAGCGACCCCAGCACAAGTTCGTCGGATACTTTATCGGCAGCCCGGGCATGAATTTCATGGCCTGCAAGGTGGACGGCGCCGTCGCCCACGTCAACGGTGCGGCCATCGCCCTGGATCCGGCCGTGGCCGAAGCGGCGCGCAACGCCTCGGGGAAGCTCGAAATCGGCATCCGCCCCATGCACCTGGAGGTGCACGGCACCCCGATGGCCGATGCCGTTCCGGCCGCAGTCAGTTTCGTTGAAGATCATGGCAACTGCCGGATCGTCAGCCTGGCCCTGGACGGCCAGACCCTGCGCGCAAGGATCCCCGAAGGGCAAAGCGTGCCCGACGACAAGGCCTGGCTGCGTTTTCCACCCCAGTGGACGCGGCTGTTCGCCAATGAACGGCTGGTCGCATAG
- a CDS encoding carbohydrate ABC transporter permease — MEKWENNRAWFLVLPVFVVVAFSAIIPLMTVVNYSIQDIFGPGNAVFVGTEWFEEMLTDSRLHDALWRQFIFSGLVLLIEIPLGILIALAMPKKGWGVSASLITLAVPLLIPWNVIGTIWIIFTRPDIGLFGVGINSLNLLDVPFDHTARPSFAWITLMAMEVWHWTPLVALLCYAGLRAIPEAYYQAAKIDGASAWSVFRYIQLPKMRGVLTIAVLLRWMDSFLIYAEPFALTGGGPGNSTTFLSIYLVKLATGQFDLGPAAAFSLIYFLIVLLFSFIFYQALLNVGKGEKIA, encoded by the coding sequence ATGGAAAAGTGGGAAAACAACCGGGCCTGGTTTCTGGTGTTGCCGGTCTTCGTGGTGGTGGCCTTCAGCGCCATCATACCCCTGATGACCGTGGTCAACTACTCGATCCAGGATATCTTCGGCCCCGGCAACGCAGTCTTCGTGGGCACCGAGTGGTTCGAAGAGATGCTCACCGACAGCCGCCTTCACGATGCCCTGTGGCGCCAGTTCATCTTCTCGGGCCTGGTGCTGCTCATCGAAATTCCGCTGGGCATCCTCATCGCCCTGGCCATGCCCAAGAAAGGCTGGGGCGTATCGGCCAGCCTGATCACCCTGGCCGTCCCCCTGCTCATCCCCTGGAACGTCATCGGTACCATCTGGATCATCTTCACCCGGCCGGATATCGGCCTGTTCGGGGTGGGTATCAACAGCCTGAATCTTCTCGACGTGCCCTTCGATCACACGGCCCGGCCGTCGTTCGCCTGGATCACCCTGATGGCCATGGAGGTATGGCACTGGACTCCCCTGGTGGCCCTGCTCTGCTATGCCGGCCTGCGCGCGATTCCCGAAGCCTACTACCAGGCCGCCAAGATCGACGGCGCCTCGGCCTGGTCGGTGTTCCGCTACATCCAACTGCCCAAGATGCGCGGCGTGCTCACCATCGCCGTGCTGCTCAGGTGGATGGACAGCTTTCTCATCTATGCCGAGCCGTTCGCACTGACCGGCGGCGGCCCGGGCAACTCGACCACCTTTTTGTCGATCTATCTCGTCAAGCTGGCCACCGGCCAGTTCGACCTCGGACCGGCGGCCGCCTTTTCCCTGATCTATTTTCTCATCGTCCTGCTGTTCAGCTTCATCTTCTACCAGGCCCTGCTCAACGTCGGTAAAGGAGAAAAAATCGCATGA
- a CDS encoding carbohydrate ABC transporter permease: MKIQKRTLGLIFYFVLIVVPIYWMLNMSLRSNADILSTFSLYPADITFENYIKIFTDESWYSGYINAMIYVTLNTVMSLAFALPAAYAFSRFRFLGDGQMFFWLLTNRMAPPAVFLLPYFQLYSTVNLIDTHIAVALAHCLFNVPLAVWILEGFMSGIPKEIDETAFIDGYSFPRFFITIFIPLIRAGVGVTAFFCFMFSWVELLFARTLTVTEAKPIVATMTRTISATGLDWGLLAANGILTIVPGALVIWFVRNHLAKGFALGRV, translated from the coding sequence ATGAAAATCCAAAAGCGAACGCTCGGCCTGATCTTCTATTTCGTTCTAATAGTGGTGCCCATCTACTGGATGCTCAACATGTCCCTGCGCAGCAATGCCGACATCCTGAGCACCTTCTCCCTCTATCCGGCCGACATCACCTTCGAGAACTACATCAAGATCTTTACGGACGAAAGCTGGTATTCGGGCTACATCAACGCCATGATCTACGTCACCCTGAATACCGTCATGTCCCTGGCCTTCGCCCTGCCGGCCGCCTATGCCTTTTCGCGTTTCAGGTTCCTCGGCGACGGCCAGATGTTCTTCTGGCTGCTGACCAACCGCATGGCGCCGCCGGCCGTCTTCCTGCTGCCCTACTTTCAACTTTACTCCACCGTCAATCTGATCGACACCCACATCGCCGTGGCCCTGGCCCACTGCCTGTTCAACGTTCCCCTGGCCGTGTGGATCCTGGAAGGCTTCATGTCCGGCATTCCCAAGGAGATCGACGAAACGGCCTTCATCGACGGCTACAGCTTCCCGCGCTTTTTTATCACCATCTTCATTCCGTTGATCCGGGCCGGCGTTGGTGTCACCGCCTTTTTCTGCTTCATGTTCAGCTGGGTCGAACTGCTTTTCGCGCGCACCCTGACGGTGACCGAGGCCAAGCCGATCGTGGCGACCATGACCCGCACCATCAGCGCCACCGGCCTGGACTGGGGGCTGCTGGCGGCCAACGGCATCCTTACCATCGTACCCGGCGCCCTGGTGATCTGGTTCGTGCGGAACCACCTGGCCAAGGGCTTCGCGCTGGGCCGCGTGTAA
- a CDS encoding DUF2160 domain-containing protein has protein sequence MSLEWMYWTVPTAIFFIAIFLMIAGMLVWELVSPTIERRGFLRVPTTRGTRFFIGLLGTAYIHLAWIGLTDWSLWPALPVSAVWVFIVMRWG, from the coding sequence ATGAGTCTGGAATGGATGTATTGGACGGTTCCCACGGCCATTTTCTTTATCGCCATCTTTCTGATGATCGCCGGCATGCTGGTCTGGGAGTTGGTTTCGCCCACCATCGAACGGCGCGGCTTTCTCAGGGTCCCCACGACGCGCGGAACGCGTTTTTTTATCGGCCTGCTGGGCACCGCCTATATCCACCTGGCCTGGATCGGTCTGACGGACTGGTCTTTGTGGCCGGCGCTGCCCGTTTCGGCCGTATGGGTGTTTATCGTGATGCGCTGGGGATAA
- a CDS encoding ABC transporter substrate-binding protein, which produces MKGKLKKSTFIGVALAVMLALAAGPACADMAAAKKWVDSEFQPSTLTKDQQLKEMEWFIKASKPFKGMNIKVVSETIPTHEYEAKVLAKAFEEITGIKVSFDLIQEGDVIEKLQTQWASGQNIYDAWINDSDLIGTHARYGYVVPLSDFMKGEGKDVTLPTLDVDDFMGKSFTTGPDGKLYQLPDQQFANLYWFRYDWFKRDDFKKQFKEIYGYELGVPVNWSAYEDIAEFFTEHVREIDGKAVFGHNDYGKKAPDLGWRFTDAWLSMAGAGDKGIPNGLPVDEWGIRMEGCRPVGATVARGGAANGPAAKYSLRKYMEWLRKYAPPGSLGMDFYTYLPFLANGSVAQQIFWYTAFLPSMVEPGPTVNADGTPKWRMAPSPHGPYWEEGMKLGYQDCGSWTFMKSTPLERRKAAWLFAQFCVAKTTSLKKAHVGLTPIRDSDIRHASFTERAPKLGGLVEFYRSPARVAWSPTGVNVPDYPKLAQLWWQNIGEAVSGEVTVDTAMDNLAKEMDRVLERIARSKTQGECGPQLNPEKDEAYWLNQPGSPKAKVNEKPKGETVDYDKLIQAWREGRVK; this is translated from the coding sequence ATGAAAGGCAAGTTGAAGAAGTCGACGTTCATCGGCGTCGCGCTGGCCGTCATGCTCGCCCTGGCCGCTGGTCCGGCCTGCGCGGATATGGCTGCCGCCAAGAAGTGGGTTGATTCGGAGTTCCAGCCCTCGACCCTGACCAAGGATCAGCAGCTCAAAGAGATGGAATGGTTCATAAAGGCGTCCAAGCCGTTCAAAGGCATGAACATCAAGGTCGTCTCGGAAACCATTCCGACGCACGAATACGAAGCCAAGGTATTGGCCAAGGCCTTCGAAGAGATCACCGGCATCAAAGTCTCGTTCGACCTGATCCAGGAAGGCGATGTGATCGAAAAGCTCCAGACCCAGTGGGCGTCCGGACAAAACATCTACGATGCCTGGATCAATGATTCCGATCTGATCGGGACCCACGCCCGCTATGGCTACGTGGTGCCCCTGTCCGACTTCATGAAAGGCGAAGGCAAGGATGTGACCCTGCCGACCCTGGATGTGGACGACTTCATGGGCAAGTCCTTCACCACCGGACCCGACGGCAAACTCTACCAGCTGCCCGACCAGCAATTCGCCAACCTCTACTGGTTCCGCTACGACTGGTTCAAACGGGACGATTTCAAAAAACAGTTCAAGGAGATTTACGGCTATGAATTGGGCGTGCCGGTCAACTGGTCGGCCTACGAAGACATTGCCGAATTCTTTACCGAGCATGTCCGTGAAATCGACGGCAAGGCCGTGTTCGGCCACAACGACTATGGCAAGAAGGCACCGGATTTGGGCTGGCGCTTCACCGACGCCTGGCTCTCCATGGCCGGGGCCGGCGACAAGGGCATTCCCAACGGGTTGCCGGTGGACGAATGGGGCATCCGCATGGAAGGGTGCCGCCCGGTGGGCGCCACCGTGGCCCGCGGCGGTGCGGCCAACGGACCGGCAGCCAAGTACTCCCTGCGCAAGTACATGGAGTGGCTGAGGAAATACGCCCCTCCGGGCAGTCTCGGCATGGATTTTTACACCTACCTGCCCTTTCTGGCCAACGGCAGCGTGGCCCAGCAGATATTCTGGTACACCGCGTTCCTGCCCAGCATGGTCGAACCGGGGCCCACGGTCAACGCGGACGGCACCCCCAAATGGCGCATGGCCCCGTCGCCCCATGGCCCCTATTGGGAAGAGGGCATGAAACTGGGGTATCAGGACTGCGGTTCCTGGACCTTCATGAAGAGCACGCCGCTGGAACGCCGCAAGGCCGCCTGGCTTTTCGCCCAGTTCTGCGTGGCCAAGACCACCTCGCTTAAAAAGGCCCATGTGGGTTTGACGCCCATCCGCGACAGCGACATTCGTCATGCTTCCTTCACCGAGCGCGCCCCCAAACTCGGCGGCCTGGTGGAGTTCTATCGCAGCCCGGCCCGTGTGGCATGGAGCCCGACGGGCGTCAACGTGCCCGACTATCCGAAATTGGCCCAGCTGTGGTGGCAGAACATCGGCGAGGCCGTTTCCGGTGAAGTGACGGTGGACACGGCCATGGACAACCTGGCCAAGGAGATGGACCGCGTGCTCGAGCGCATCGCCCGCTCCAAGACCCAGGGCGAGTGCGGCCCCCAACTCAACCCTGAAAAAGACGAAGCCTACTGGCTGAACCAACCCGGATCACCCAAGGCCAAAGTGAATGAGAAGCCCAAGGGCGAGACGGTCGACTACGACAAACTCATCCAAGCCTGGCGGGAAGGTCGTGTGAAATAA
- a CDS encoding enoyl-CoA hydratase-related protein has translation MNFEEVIYEKKDGVAKITINRPQKYNACTSLTLLELNQALTDAWVDNTVGVVVFTGAGEKAFCTGGDQSIRDKSGYAGTLAALPVEVGWQTVSSLIRTIPKPVIARVNGFAIGGGHVFQVVCDLSIAAETAKLGQAGPKVGSFDPGYGTGDLVRCVGLKKAKEIWYMCRLYTAKEALEMGLVNAVVPYDQLDEEVAKWCADLLEKSPTALKMLKYAFHAETDGVTGITHLGVGGLSMFYGTDESVEGKNAFMEKRKPDFAKYRK, from the coding sequence AAAGACGGCGTCGCCAAAATCACGATCAATCGACCCCAAAAATACAATGCCTGTACTTCTCTGACACTCCTGGAGTTGAATCAGGCCCTCACGGATGCCTGGGTGGACAACACCGTGGGGGTGGTGGTGTTCACCGGCGCCGGCGAGAAAGCCTTTTGCACCGGTGGCGATCAGTCGATCCGGGACAAGAGCGGCTATGCGGGCACCCTGGCGGCATTGCCGGTGGAAGTCGGTTGGCAGACGGTTTCCAGCCTGATCCGGACCATCCCCAAGCCGGTCATTGCCAGGGTCAACGGATTTGCCATCGGCGGAGGACACGTCTTCCAGGTGGTTTGCGACCTTTCCATCGCGGCCGAAACTGCCAAGCTGGGCCAGGCTGGACCCAAGGTCGGCAGTTTCGACCCCGGTTACGGTACAGGCGATCTGGTCCGGTGTGTGGGGTTGAAGAAGGCAAAAGAGATCTGGTACATGTGCCGGCTCTACACGGCCAAAGAGGCGCTCGAAATGGGCTTGGTCAATGCCGTGGTCCCCTATGACCAGCTGGACGAAGAGGTCGCTAAATGGTGTGCGGACCTGCTCGAAAAAAGTCCCACGGCCCTCAAAATGCTCAAGTACGCTTTTCACGCGGAAACGGACGGTGTGACAGGCATCACCCATTTGGGCGTTGGCGGCCTGAGCATGTTTTACGGCACGGACGAGTCGGTGGAAGGTAAAAACGCTTTTATGGAAAAACGGAAGCCGGATTTTGCCAAGTACCGGAAATAA